From the genome of Plasmodium malariae genome assembly, chromosome: 9, one region includes:
- the PmUG01_09031100 gene encoding serine/threonine protein kinase, putative — translation MKKGFLLNKNIYDIEENVIKVEKDKRNRKYCKDDFEIYMHLGSGNFSEVFMVKLKNDPSKIFSLKIFKKEEVNRMNKVNSVLTEKHTMTKLNIPGHPNVIKLIDTFKDKENVYLLYEYADYELWEFLRSRSVGIDENITFCLILQMVRALDYIHNKNIIHRDLKCENFLINKDGTIKLIDFGTSKDLDDTSLNTNKNAPIKKDTELIKFVLKKTNNSNVKENVKNEPVEENDNILNNEENNDEVSNSNDNNNNFVKNSKKCVLKELNNENSEFDNKIATIDNDQLNIVNSNTCSTNINKYSNRRKKTFDNYVGTANFMPPEALINKCSARARDFWSLGCTFYQLVTCTVPFDGSTEWFIYNKIKKREIKYPPLISSELIDLIEKLTHVNPEERLGFKKGCKEILEHSYFEKFNCKSFNFKLPEISEIEKMYTNAINKYHEYVNEKRKLKRNVNKSYEEENNKKIEDLKRDLLSIIKPDTKIQDIDNESIIIRKKIAETVNFFVEEFHKQEKSEMEEADRWLERFTSK, via the coding sequence atgaaaaaaggatttttactcaataaaaatatctatGATATTGaagaaaatgtaataaaagtTGAAAAGGATAAGAGAAACAGAAAATACTGTAAAGAtgattttgaaatatatatgcacttaGGAAGTGGCAACTTCAGTGAAGTTTTCATGGTGAAATTGAAGAATGACCCATCGAAAATATTCtcacttaaaatatttaaaaaagaagaagttAACAGAATGAATAAAGTTAATTCTGTTTTAACAGAGAAACATACTAtgacaaaattaaatattccaGGGCATCCAAATGTTATCAAATTAATTGACACATTTAAAGACaaagaaaatgtatatttattgtatgaATATGCTGATTATGAGTTGTGGGAATTTTTAAGAAGCCGGAGTGTTGGAattgatgaaaatataactttttgttTAATACTACAAATGGTTCGAGCATTAgattatatacataacaaaaatataattcatagaGACTTAAAATGTGAAAACTTTCTTATAAATAAGGATGGAACAATAAAATTGATTGATTTTGGTACTTCTAAAGATTTGGATGATACATCcttaaatacaaataaaaatgcacCCATCAAAAAAGACACGGAATTGAttaaatttgtattaaaaaaaacaaataacagtaatgtaaaagaaaatgtCAAAAATGAGCCTGTAGAAGAgaatgataatattttaaataatgaagaaaacaATGATGAAGTTTCAAatagtaatgataataataacaattttgttaaaaattcaaaaaaatgtgtTCTTAAGGAACTTAACAACGAAAATTCTGAATTTGATAATAAAATTGCCACAATAGATAATGATCAattaaatattgtaaataGTAATACATGTtcaacaaatataaataaatatagcaatagaagaaaaaaaacatttgaTAACTATGTTGGAACTGCAAATTTTATGCCTCCAGAAGCActaattaataaatgtagTGCTAGGGCACGCGACTTCTGGAGCCTTGGATGTACATTTTACCAGTTAGTAACATGTACAGTTCCATTTGATGGTTCGACAGAATGGttcatatataacaaaattaaaaaaagagaaataaaatatccaCCTTTAATATCATCTGAATTAATAGATTTAATAGAAAAGCTAACACATGTTAATCCGGAAGAAAGGTTAGGATTTAAAAAAGGGTGTAAAGAAATTTTAGAGCActcatattttgaaaaatttaattgcAAATCATTTAATTTCAAGCTACCAGAAATTTCTGAGatagaaaaaatgtacacaAACGCAATAAATAAGTATCATGAATACGTAAATGAAAAGAGGAAGCTAAAACGAAATGTTAATAAATCGtatgaagaagaaaataataaaaaaatagaggaTCTGAAAAGAGatttattaagtataattAAACCTGATACAAAGATTCAAGATATAGATAATGAATCAATaattataaggaaaaaaattgctGAAACTGTTAATTTCTTTGTTGAGGAATTTCATAAACAAGAGAAAAGTGAAATGGAGGAAGCAGACAGATGGTTGGAACGATTTACGAGTAAATAG
- the PmUG01_09031200 gene encoding conserved Plasmodium protein, unknown function: MKFLLIVKRHAKILNWKHDTYYASLMNKYVYFDEFMRFCNDNKEKFSKRDIIASLTYIHHMKKVDLLCPTFNCYNDFIFSNINIFRSNISTLVHRYAILGHTKSLLFIYENVLRNNILNYDNKSVSIIAWSYAKNNFYLSDLFMEINKILRGCIKTMTLHELSLISWAYSKINRLPPLEMVCVKNRVYQLINLLDQEFNDITQNNTVKENYIDDVNTNIEEKVNECENKKINKNKSQIKNSSTSYVNKQFNKREILESQEQGLENVYEDNSENKIDIYGCRKNLSQDICMIMKSYAIMNKTDPFFFLFLFNFIIKNIKNNKMMVTAQGITSIWVCLREYEIKNKKIIEYALELSRFLRLDHTVNSSMMHEIVTSIHKLKINDRRILYHVFYHLKRKCINMHVQHLYDIIINLQKMKINDDDLWKQFGVAIQKKAIDLELTQIKNLHNIFTTNGKGNDRIIGVLDTFIQIKEDINAYGPI, encoded by the exons ATGAAATTTTTGTTGATTGTAAAGCGACAtgctaaaattttaaattggAAACATGATACTTATTACGCAAGTTTGATGAATAAATATGTGTACTTCGATGAGTTTATGAGGTTTTGTAATGACAACAAAG AAAAATTCAGTAAAAGAGATATTATAGCTTCATTAACATACATTCATCATATGAAAAAAGTTGATTTATTATGTCCAACTTTTAACTGTTATAATGATTTCATATTTAGTAACATAAACATTTTTAGATCAAACATAAGCACACTTGTACACag aTACGCAATTTTGGGGCACACAAAAtcacttttatttatttacgaaaatgttttaagaaacaacattttaaattacGATAATAAGTCAGTTAGTATAATAGCTTGGAGTTATgcgaaaaataatttttatttatcagaTCTATTTatggaaataaataaaatattacggGGATGTATTAAAACAATGACTCTTCATGAATTATCATTAATATCTTGGGCATATTCTAAGATAAATAGATTACCTCCTTTGGAAATGGTGTGCGTAAAAAATAGAGTATACcagttaataaatttattagatCAAGAGTTTAATGACATAACACAAAACAATAcagtaaaagaaaattatatagacGACGTAAATACGAATATAGAGGAAAAAGTTAATGAATgtgaaaataagaaaattaataaaaataaatctcaaattaaaaatagcaGTACATCTTATGTTAATAAACAATTCAACAAAAGGGAAATACTGGAGTCACAAGAACAAGGTTTAGAAAATGTTTATGAAGATAATAGTGAgaataaaatagatatatatggTTGTAGAAAGAATCTAAGTCAAGATATTTGTATGATCATGAAATCATATGCTATTATGAATAAAACtgatccttttttttttttatttttattcaattttattataaaaaatattaaaaacaataaaatgaTGGTAACCGCCCAAGGAATAACAAGTATTTGGGTATGTTTAAGagaatatgaaataaaaaataaaaagataattgAATACGCCTTAGAGTTATCAAGATTTTTAAGATTAGATCACACTGTAAATAGCTCAATGATGCATGAAATTGTTAcaagtatacataaattaaaaataaatgacagaagaatattatatcatgtattttatcatttaaaaagaaaatgtattaatatgCATGTCCAGCatttatatgatattataataaactTACAAAAGATGAAAATTAATGACGATGATTTATGGAAGCAGTTCGGGGTAGCAATACAAAAAAAGGCTATTGACTTAGAGTTAACacaaataaagaatttacataatatttttacaacgAATGGTAAAGGAAATGATAGAATTATAGGGGTTCTTGACActtttattcaaataaagGAAGACATTAATGCATATGGTCCAATTTGa
- the PmUG01_09031300 gene encoding GPI transamidase component GPI16, putative: protein MKSMKYFCLFILYFTALVNSYVIDESVNLLPLDNNLVHITLKLIINGKNYKENFLPANILKILNYVKSLKINIKRGVYRSFYNNKYLDTYPFGFTLAVELKEIENDNNVSKETGKDEKGKEKTNSEFSNKEIFLLRQLLNDIWSITGISTNLLKIKNLIKIDNKIFAFLPDESICTENFSIIKKLYPCKNFGGLFNAVSPTYLISKLSSNIGFELNDTNENLLVLYVDYITEHEHKKDVSVIDLINSKYILNECPLVDRTSLVVKKKEENFVSTILERYGNINLAYDNINLYNILQNGKRNILEEYINVNVIKEEANSMITADIKKKQSSLLYIFQNLNKKHNSDFIFYDKLPYYLSPLLHTIMIQGKSANEDHKLKENCKFIYFGINALKKFNIRFSNFDNFEYIPRNGNFYYITLKHNLPPQCEIIMRFEVIKIQLRSFEFEFDIDRGILLGSGIFMQKRNHVSNEENGFMYKYTPSMLIDIILPDTSMPFNVIAISTGAIMLFFGFIFKLTAKEETKYI from the exons atgaaaagtatgaaatatttttgtttattcatCCTATATTTTACTGCATTAGTAAATTCTTATGTAATAGATGAAAGTGTTAATTTATTACCTCTAGATAATAATTTAGTGCATATTACACTAAAACTAATtattaatggaaaaaattataaagaaaattttcttcctgcaaatatattaaagataCTGAACTATGTGAAATCACttaaaattaacataaaaagaGGTGTATACCGAAGTTTTTACAACAACAAATATTTGGACACCTATCCTTTTGGATTTACTCTTGCAGTTGAATTGAAGGAAAtagaaaatgataataatgtttCTAAAGAAACAggaaaagatgaaaaaggaaaagaaaaaacaaatagcgaattttcaaataaggaaatatttcttttacgACAGTTATTAAATGATATTTGGTCCATTACAGGTATATCAACTAACCttctgaaaataaaaaatttaataaaaattgataataaaatttttgcatTTCTGCCTGATGAAAGTATATGTACtgaaaatttttcaataattaAGAAGCTGTATCCATGCAAAAATTTTGGAGGTTTATTCAATGCAGTAAGTCCCACATATTTAATATCAAAGCTTTCCAGCAATATAGGATTCGAACTAAATGACACTAATGAAAACTTATTAGTGCTTTATGTAGATTATATAACAGAGCATGAGCATAAAAAAGACGTGAGTGTTATAGATTTGATAAATAGTAAATACATTTTGAACGAATGTCCACTAGTAGACAGAACTTCACTtgttgttaaaaaaaaggaagaaaactTTGTTTCAACAATTTTAGAAAGATACggtaatataaatttagcatatgataatataaatttatataatatactacAAAACGGAAAACGTAATATTTTAGAGGAATACATAAATGTCAATGTCATTAAAGAAGAAGCGAATAGTATGATAACTGctgatataaaaaagaaacaaagttcattattatatatatttcaaaatttaaataaaaaacacaacagtgattttatattttatgataaattaCCTTATTATTTATCCCCTTTGTTACACACTATAATGATACAAGGAAAAAGCGCAAACGAGGATCATAAATTGAAGgaaaattgtaaatttatttatttcggTATTAATgcacttaaaaaatttaatattagaTTTAGTAATTTTGacaattttgaatatataccAAGAAATGGAAACTTTTACTACATTACACTTAAGCACAATCTACCCCCCCAATgtgaaataataatgag ATTTGAAGTAATCAAAATACAACTGAGGTCATTCGAATTTGAGTTTGATATAGATAGGGGTATTTTATTAGGTAGTGGAATATTCATGCAAAAAAGAAATCACGTTTCAAATGAGGAAAACGGGttcatgtataaatatactcCATCAATGTTAATAGATATAATTTTGCCAGATACAA GTATGCCTTTTAACGTTATAGCCATCTCAACTGGTGcaattatgttattttttggGTTCATATTTAAACTCACAGCAAAGgaagaaacaaaatatatttga
- the PmUG01_09031400 gene encoding cupin-like protein, putative, with translation MPLKNDYDGFCFHKEKLNKIDRIDENISAEQFYCDYIIRRKPCILRSEHIIKNGRNIDINFMKENIKNVNVELEQKISNTFGIGKKKEMNFHDFLTLIEEGNTDYYLNTQYIKENAYFPSDLCNSVTSQMINYLPKQLEIMGNLEIYQYNIWLGNNKDQDLKTFLHHDYHDNLYVLLKGRKIFRIYSPKFAHALKTNGNIYKVYNNGLITYSPLIRSDGAYYLDVYKRKMDKVQRDISAMSFYLDKEISPYERKILENSINNAEQKYDELENNILNYKMRKLEFRRKGNIRHDIPEHFCLLNTIERKPDEDIFSKNTDIEKKYIEVCLNEGDILYLPCGWFHEVKSFSNEKYHFAFNYWYYPPYMKKIKSKEIQNRFCHPYIDKYLSERNKNLYKKIRILNKDNSSDILDILAYYHFLNAIQSKKEKKKDKKRFTLSKRRRFALLPF, from the exons ATGCCTCTAAAAAACGATTATGATgg gTTTTGTTTccataaagaaaaattaaacaaaattgaTCGAATTGATGAAAACATAAGCGCAGAGCAGTTTTATTGTGATTACATTATAAGAAGAAAACCGTGTATATTAAGAAG tgaacatataattaaaaatggaCGTAATATAGacataaattttatgaaggaaaatataaaaaatgttaatgttGAATTGGAACAAAAGATATCAAATACTTTTGGAataggaaagaaaaaagagatgAACTTTCACGATTTTTTGACATTAATAGAAGAAGGAAATACggattattatttaaatacgcaatatataaaagaaaatgctTATTTTCCATCTGACCTTTGCAACTCAGTTACTAGCCAAATGATAAACTATCTTCCAAAGCAACTGGAAATAATGGG CAATTTAGAAATATACCAATACAATATTTGGCTGGGAAATAATAAAGACCAAgatttaaaaacatttttgcaTCACGATTATcatgataatttatatgtactacTAAAAG gaagaaaaatatttaggaTATACAGTCCAAAATTTGCTCATGCTTTAAAAACAAAtg GAAATATTTACAAGGTTTACAACAATGGTTTAATTACCTACTCCCCATTAATTAGAAGTGACg GAGCTTATTATTTAGATGTGTACAAAAGAAAGATGGATAAAGTACAACGAGATATCAGTGCAATGTCTTTTTATTTGGACaaagaaa TCAGTCCATATGAACgtaaaatattagaaaattcCATAAATAATGCAGAACAAAA ataTGACGAActggaaaataatattttaaattacaaaatgcGTAAACTTGAATTCCGTCGTAAAGGGAATATTAGACATGACATCCCAGAGCATTTTTGCCTTCTAAACACAATAGAAAGAAAACCtg ATGAAGATATTTTCAGCAAAAATACCGatatagagaaaaaatatattgaagtCTGCTTGAATGAAGGGgatatat TATATTTGCCCTGCGGATGGTTTCACGAAGTGAAGTCCTtttcaaatgaaaaat atcaTTTTGCATTTAATTATTGGTATTACCCACcatatatgaaaaagatTAAATCCAAAGAAATTCAAAATAGGTTTTGTCACCCATACATAGACAAATACTTAAgtgaaagaaataaaaatttatataaaaag ATTAGAATTCTTAATAAAGATAATTCTTCAGATATATTAGACATTTTGGCATATTACCATTTTTTGAACGCAATACAaagtaaaaaggaaaaaaaaaaagataagaaaagATTCACACTCTCGAAAAGAAGAAGATTTGCCCttttacctttttaa
- the PmUG01_09031500 gene encoding conserved Plasmodium protein, unknown function, whose protein sequence is MTGMLECISVGIISLLFIKIYALFCKNKNEIRVNLKTKQDGKCLGSLNLHVDIICDITNNFGKYYAKEAIKKKYIIGIIPVYKTYNKEYEDINRFNEFMAELFKFLNMRNGKLILASEDNCIVNFLHTELKSEEEKEEREDKVEAENYYDDNILLGSCIIINEKVSVVVCVIKYEKEIEKQLHFFLRNKKKGMFVIVNNIFLNNNIKKDDKRFKNMEILEKKCSLIQQGDSDINNFLSFFDFFNVKKEYLNDIYSIIQINMKNFTYFYKLLGNYVTAETYLNGYMYGNLVDTKIYNSLMDIYYDVISEAIKKDNKKIHMKKFYTFYGQKCDYRKIVKFTLMRLENNILFYIYDIYFYIYYQLILYFS, encoded by the coding sequence atgacaGGAATGCTTGAATGTATTTCAGTTGgcattatttctttattatttataaaaatatatgcattattttgtaaaaataaaaatgaaatcagagtaaatttaaaaacaaaacaagaTGGTAAGTGTCTGGGTTCACTAAATTTGCATGTCGATATAATATGcgatataacaaataattttgGGAAATATTATGCTAAAGAagctattaaaaaaaaatatatcataggTATAATTCCTGTATATAAAACttataataaagaatatgAAGATATTAATAGATTTAATGAATTCATGGCTGAGTTGTTTAAGTTTTTAAATATGCGAAATGGAAAACTAATATTGGCAAGTGAAGATAACTGtatagttaattttttacacaCAGAGCTAAAATCCgaagaggaaaaagaagaaagagAAGATAAAGTTGAAgcagaaaattattatgatgataacatattattagggtcttgtattattattaatgaaaaagtttCTGTTGTTGTTTGTgttattaaatatgaaaaagaaattgaaaaacaacttcatttttttttaaggaataaaaaaaaaggcatgTTTGTAATTGTAAacaatatattcttaaataataatataaaaaaagatgataaaagatttaaaaatatggaaatattaGAAAAGAAATGTTCCTTAATTCAACAAGGTGACAgtgatattaataatttcttatcCTTTTTTGATTTCTTTAATGTTAAGAaggaatatttaaatgatatttactcaattatacaaattaatatgaaaaattttaccTACTTTTATAAGCTTTTAGGAAATTATGTAACTGCAGAAACTTATCTAAATGGATATATGTATGGAAATCTTGTGGATACGAAAATATACAACTCCTTAATGGATATTTATTATGATGTAATTTCTGAAgccataaaaaaagataataaaaaaatccatatgaaaaaattttatacattttatggTCAAAAGTGTGATTACAggaaaatagtaaaatttaCTTTGATGAGGTTggaaaacaatatattattttatatttatgacatttatttttatatatactaccAACTGattttatacttttcatAA
- the PmUG01_09031600 gene encoding conserved Plasmodium protein, unknown function yields MENIKNLKKSLENKYVKYFEKKSNEKASANEDQINENINNVHTLNIKKEKGIDTSNEIIQDENEKKGNSNNLYNMKNASVKDRGNIIEKETNILNYSSSVLDEINNRDNTDDTNGINKRLIKREDETNGNLIGNNNKRIFDNEIKEGSSKRLKVEDCTTKDCELSLYNVLNNLLFYNNKNDIELFMKKIKNNFLFYWKECECQLKELQKCYVQSEKLIKEIVCENKNAIISNRNSSVCTDMQRESNEILKIDKKRKILNNIMNIKLTYRIVEMYLFTMRQFCLLLKENNNFISLILDEENIEKKNYERINGNLLTFQAKNYEDIKKYTLKKKKTKLYMDDFLKIVNKNNTCSKDEVSHFYTLKCLEEEISERTNAKADLLYLMIKKKECAEEFAKQDQRKVTSYNKLALFTNSIKSIIDKYNSLDVEHSKYLSTFYYKMVHVQDDLNINNISVLNNKKPFNFLFNFKEQSNNNDVFTYMKYNVVTKTRNKVKNTAPSKSKEEDVHEEYISINVYTKDNFDISILPDIKYLKYLNVQIDVSYLFSTDCLVAKTDLIEFIGLNDGRKFLSDIYSNQDHFVLFSEDINHFHNFKYGFPFFWLNALAEKPYELEALGETVQSNQLNKKEDNNSSGNSNSSNKGNTTDQSQKEKLHRNQLLEIYNWHLNRTLDVSIFFSKIFTRVLFRIWDIWQIHHYKYYPNVFPPFSHEKHLEALKKIQSVSLQQISYFDIIMEEAYLKEEQENNDECSKDNIYACCFIQLYDSCMVKAYISIPFNGKEPCFSVFLTKKKYSRRLKKLQDYLNTTVINKHSKVEDTQRQIILTLQIAKLREGAHKYYKSFSKNSTLIFDEEIS; encoded by the exons atggaaaatattaaaaatttgaaaaaatccTTAGAGAATAagtatgtaaaatattttgaaaaaaagagtaatGAAAAGGCGTCTGCGAATGAAGatcaaataaatgaaaatataaataatgttcatacgttaaatataaaaaaggaaaaaggtaTAGATACATCGAATGAAATTATACaagatgaaaatgaaaaaaaaggaaatagtaataatttatataatatgaaaaatgctAGCGTAAAAGACCGGGGGAACATAATTGAAAAGGAAACAAATATCTTAAACTATTCAAGTAGTGTATtagatgaaataaataatagagACAATACTGATGATACTAATGGAATAAACAAAAGATTAATTAAAAGGGAAGATGAAACAAATGGTAATTTAAtaggaaataataataaaagaatatttgataacgaaataaaagaagGGAGTTCGAAAAGACTAAAAGTTGAAGACTGTACAACAAAGGATTGTGAATTAagtttatataatgtattaaataatcttcttttttataataataaaaatgatatagaattatttatgaaaaaaataaaaaataattttcttttttattggAAAGAATGTGAGTGTCAACTAAAGGAGCTACAAAAATGTTATGTACAAAGTGAAAAGTTAATCAAAGAAATTGTTTGTGAAAATAAGAACGCAATAATAAGTAACAGGAACAGTAGTGTGTGTACTGATATGCAAAGGGAatcaaatgaaatattaaaaatagataaaaaaagaaaaatattaaataatataatgaacatAAAATTGACATATAGGATCGTtgaaatgtatttatttactatGAGGCAATTTTGtcttttattaaaagaaaataataattttatatcacTAATTTTagatgaagaaaatatagaaaaaaaaaattatgaacgaATAAATGGAAATTTATTGACATTTCAGGCAAAGAATTATGaagatattaaaaagtataccttaaaaaaaaagaaaacaaagtTATACATGgatgattttttaaaaattgtaaataaaaataacactTGTTCAAAAGATGAAGTTTCTCATTTCTATACCTTGAAATGTTTAGAAGAGGAAATTTCCGAACGAACTAATGCAAAAGCAGatttattatacttaatgataaagaagaaagaatGTGCTGAAGAATTTGCTAAACAAGATCAAAGAAAGGTTAcatcatataataaattggCCTTGTTTACAAATAGCATTAAATCAATTattgataaatataattcattagATGTAGAAcattctaaatatttatccACCTTTTACTACAAAATGGTTCATGTTCAAGACGatttaaacataaataatatttcagttttaaataataaaaaaccatttaattttttgtttaattttaaagaacaaagtaataataatgatgtatttacatatatgaaatataatgttGTTACAAAAACTagaaataaagtaaaaaatactGCACCTTCAAAATCCAAAGAGGAGGATGTCCATGAggaatatataagtataaatgTTTATACAAAGGATAATTTTGACATTTCTATTTTACCtgatataaaatatcttAAATATTTGAATGTACAAATAGATGTCTCATATTTGTTTAGTACTGATTGTTTAGTAGCAAAAACGGATCTTATTGAATTCATAGGGTTGAATGATGGTAGAAAATTTCTTTCAGATATATACAGCAACCAAGATCactttgttttgttttctGAAGATATAAATCATTTTCACAATTTTAAATACGGATTCCCCTTCTTTTGGCTAAATGCCCTTGCGGAAAAACCGTACGAACTTGAAGCACTGGGTGAAACAGTACAGAGTAACCAGTTGAATAAAAAGGAGGACAACAACAGCAGCggtaatagtaacagtagTAACAAAGGCAATACTACCGATCAATCACAAAAAGAGAAACTACATAGGAATCAGttattagaaatatacaACTGGCATTTAAATAGAACCCTAGATGTGTCTATATTTTTCTCCAAAATATTTACAAGGG TCTTATTTAGGATATGGGACATTTGGCAAATTCATCATTATAA GTATTACCCGAATGTTTTCCCCCCATTCTCGCACGAAAAGCATCTTGAAGCCTTAAAGAAAATTCAGTCAGTTTCGTTGCAGCAAATATCTTATTTTGACATTATAATGGAGGAAGCTTACTTGAAAGAGGAACAAGAAAACAACGat GAATGCAGTAAAgataatatttatgcatgTTGCTTTATTCAGTTATATGATTCCTGTATGGTTAAGGCTTATATCAGTATCCCCTTCAACggaaa GGAACCATGTTTTAGtgtatttttaacaaaaaaaaaatactcaaGAAGGCTAAAG aAACTACAAGATTATTTGAACACGACagttataaataaacattcCAAAGTTGAGGACACCCAAAGACAAATAATACTAACACTTCAGATAGCAAAATTAAGG gaGGGAGctcataaatattataagtcATTTAGCAAAAATTCCACACTTATATTTGATGAAGAAATAAGTTGA